A window of Nerophis ophidion isolate RoL-2023_Sa linkage group LG17, RoL_Noph_v1.0, whole genome shotgun sequence contains these coding sequences:
- the LOC133535911 gene encoding ADP-ribosylation factor 1-like, which translates to MGNVFTNLFKGLFGKKEMRILMVGLDAAGKTTILYKLKLGEIVTTIPTIGFNVETVEYKNISFTVWDVGGQDKIRPLWRHYFQNTQGLIFVVDSNDRERVTEAREELSRMLSEDELRDAVLLVFANKQDLPNAMNAAEITDKLGLHSLRQRSWYIQATCATSGDGLYEGLDWLSNQLKSQK; encoded by the exons ATGGGGAATGTATTCACTAACTTATTTAAGGGCCTGTTTGGCAAGAAGGAGATGAGGATTCTAATGGTCGGCCTTGATGCTGCAGGGAAGACCACCATCCTGTATAAGTTGAAGCTTGGAGAGATAGTCACCACCATTCCCACCATCG GTTTTAATGTTGAGACGGTAGAATATAAGAACATCAGTTTCACTGTTTGGGATGTGGGCGGTCAGGACAAAATCAGGCCGCTGTGGCGTCACTACTTCCAGAACACTCAAG GTCTGATCTTCGTGGTGGACAGTAACGACAGAGAGCGTGTCACCGAGGCGCGGGAGGAACTGTCCAGGATGTTGTCGGAGGACGAGCTGCGAGACGCCGTGCTGCTGGTGTTTGCTAACAAGCAG GACCTCCCCAACGCCATGAACGCAGCAGAGATCACAGACAAGCTGGGCCTGCACTCCCTGCGCCAGCGTAGTTGGTACATCCAGGCCACGTGCGCCACCAGCGGGGACGGTCTCTACGAGGGTCTGGACTGGCTGTCCAACCAGCTGAAGAGTCAGAAATGA
- the LOC133535892 gene encoding growth factor receptor-bound protein 7-like isoform X3, giving the protein MEGEGSSVVRRSQPIAIASNRFKGAESLSSSAPAIPNPFPELCSPSHSPVTMATLTAPSSDRHLLKVFGEDHRGRSLWVGRTTTAREVCRTLVRTAGCGQQEDWTLLECHPALGLERCLEDHEVVLEVQASWSLTGDSRLLFCKNYAKDQVFCQPALFFPQHMISANAQVGEGMTSSQLVQDLLGSGACPEIQGFLHTRESKSWRKICYFLRPSGLYCSTKGASKEAEHLRHVAHLQHLQVYKVLEESARVHAAPSRFCFCLTLSRGSVHLQDGVMMCADSDQSRTCWMSAFRLFKHGQQLQCNFQESKWSNLHGTKLTDVKAKSEASLVAMELSGKSGRVLQSPSEVESAERAEGQGWRRTEALRCSLPNLSSASRASCVHLTRPWFHGGVSRKEAHRLMEKQGLVDGVRSRAGST; this is encoded by the exons ATGGAGGGGGAAGGTTCCTCAGTCGTCCGCCGCTCGCAGCCCATCGCCATCGCCTCCAACAG GTTCAAAGGGGCGGAGTCTTTGTCCTCGTCTGCGCCCGCCATCCCCAACCCTTTTCCTGAGCTGTGCAGCCCCTCCCATTCCCCTGTTACCATGGCGACACTCACAGCACCATCCAGTGACAGACAC CTGCTGAAGGTGTTTGGCGAGGACCACCGTGGGCGCTCGCTGTGGGTGGGCCGCACCACCACGGCCAGGGAGGTGTGTCGCACGCTGGTCCGCACCGCCGGCTGCGGCCAGCAGGAGGACTGGACCCTGCTGGAGTGTCACCCCGCTCTGGGCCTGG AGAGGTGCCTGGAGGACCACGAGGTCGTGCTGGAGGTCCAGGCCAGCTGGTCCCTGACGGGCGACAGCAGGCTGCTCTTCTGCAAGAACTACGCCAAGGACCAGGTCTTCTGCCAGCCCGCG CTCTTCTTCCCGCAACACATGATCTCTGCCAACGCCCAGGTGGGAGAAGGGATGACATCATCACAGCTGGTGCAG GACCTGCTGGGGTCGGGGGCGTGTCCTGAGATCCAAGGTTTCCTGCACACCAGGGAGTCCAAGTCCTGGAGGAAGATCTGCTACTTCCTGCGGCCGTCTGGACTCTACTGCTCCACCAAGGGGGCGTCTAAG GAAGCTGAACACCTGCGCCATGTGGCCCACCTGCAGCACCTGCAGGTGTACAAGGTCCTGGAGGAGAGTGCACGAGTCCACGCTGCGCCCTCACGCTTCTGCTTCTGTCTCACA ctcTCCAGAGGATCAGTCCACCTGCAGGATGGTGTGATGATGTGTGCTGACAGCGATCAGAGCAGAACTTGTTGGATGTCAGCATTCAGACTGTTTAAG catgGCCAGCAGCTGCAGTGTAACTTCCAGGAGTCCAAGTGGTCCAATCTGCATGGAACCAAGCTGACTGATGTCAAA gCTAAGTCAGAGGCCAGCCTGGTGGCGATGGAGTTGTCAGGTAAAAGTGGGCGTGTCCTGCAGAGCCCATCAGAGGTAGAAAGTGCTGAGCGAGCAGAAGGCCAAGGTTGGAGG CGTACGGAAGCCCTCAGGTGCAGTCTCCCCAACTTAAGCTCCGCCTCCAGAGCGTCCT GCGTGCACCTGACGCGGCCGTGGTTCCATGGGGGCGTGTCCAGGAAGGAAGCCCACAGGCTGATGGAGAAGCAGGGCCTCGTCGACGG tgtgaGGAGCAGGGCAGGAAGTACGTGA
- the LOC133535892 gene encoding growth factor receptor-bound protein 7-like isoform X2 has protein sequence MEGEGSSVVRRSQPIAIASNRFKGAESLSSSAPAIPNPFPELCSPSHSPVTMATLTAPSSDRHLLKVFGEDHRGRSLWVGRTTTAREVCRTLVRTAGCGQQEDWTLLECHPALGLERCLEDHEVVLEVQASWSLTGDSRLLFCKNYAKDQVFCQPALFFPQHMISANAQVGEGMTSSQLVQDLLGSGACPEIQGFLHTRESKSWRKICYFLRPSGLYCSTKGASKEAEHLRHVAHLQHLQVYKVLEESARVHAAPSRFCFCLTLSRGSVHLQDGVMMCADSDQSRTCWMSAFRLFKAKSEASLVAMELSGKSGRVLQSPSEVESAERAEGQGWRRTEALRCSLPNLSSASRASCVHLTRPWFHGGVSRKEAHRLMEKQGLVDGMFLVRDSQQHEDCFVLSLCYQLTIKHFLVIPCEEQGRKYVTMDDGASLFLDLHHMIHFHLLNKGVLPVCLSHPCVCLTR, from the exons ATGGAGGGGGAAGGTTCCTCAGTCGTCCGCCGCTCGCAGCCCATCGCCATCGCCTCCAACAG GTTCAAAGGGGCGGAGTCTTTGTCCTCGTCTGCGCCCGCCATCCCCAACCCTTTTCCTGAGCTGTGCAGCCCCTCCCATTCCCCTGTTACCATGGCGACACTCACAGCACCATCCAGTGACAGACAC CTGCTGAAGGTGTTTGGCGAGGACCACCGTGGGCGCTCGCTGTGGGTGGGCCGCACCACCACGGCCAGGGAGGTGTGTCGCACGCTGGTCCGCACCGCCGGCTGCGGCCAGCAGGAGGACTGGACCCTGCTGGAGTGTCACCCCGCTCTGGGCCTGG AGAGGTGCCTGGAGGACCACGAGGTCGTGCTGGAGGTCCAGGCCAGCTGGTCCCTGACGGGCGACAGCAGGCTGCTCTTCTGCAAGAACTACGCCAAGGACCAGGTCTTCTGCCAGCCCGCG CTCTTCTTCCCGCAACACATGATCTCTGCCAACGCCCAGGTGGGAGAAGGGATGACATCATCACAGCTGGTGCAG GACCTGCTGGGGTCGGGGGCGTGTCCTGAGATCCAAGGTTTCCTGCACACCAGGGAGTCCAAGTCCTGGAGGAAGATCTGCTACTTCCTGCGGCCGTCTGGACTCTACTGCTCCACCAAGGGGGCGTCTAAG GAAGCTGAACACCTGCGCCATGTGGCCCACCTGCAGCACCTGCAGGTGTACAAGGTCCTGGAGGAGAGTGCACGAGTCCACGCTGCGCCCTCACGCTTCTGCTTCTGTCTCACA ctcTCCAGAGGATCAGTCCACCTGCAGGATGGTGTGATGATGTGTGCTGACAGCGATCAGAGCAGAACTTGTTGGATGTCAGCATTCAGACTGTTTAAG gCTAAGTCAGAGGCCAGCCTGGTGGCGATGGAGTTGTCAGGTAAAAGTGGGCGTGTCCTGCAGAGCCCATCAGAGGTAGAAAGTGCTGAGCGAGCAGAAGGCCAAGGTTGGAGG CGTACGGAAGCCCTCAGGTGCAGTCTCCCCAACTTAAGCTCCGCCTCCAGAGCGTCCT GCGTGCACCTGACGCGGCCGTGGTTCCATGGGGGCGTGTCCAGGAAGGAAGCCCACAGGCTGATGGAGAAGCAGGGCCTCGTCGACGG catgtTCCTGGTGCGTGACAGCCAGCAGCATGAAGATTGTTTTGTGTTATCGTTGTGTTACCAGCTGACCATCAAACACTTCCTGGTTATTCCC tgtgaGGAGCAGGGCAGGAAGTACGTGACCATGGACGACGGTGCCAGTCTCTTCTTGGACCTGCATCACATGATCCACTTCCACCTGCTCAACAAGGGAGTCTTACCTGTCTGTCTCTCAcacccctgtgtgtgtctcactcgctga
- the LOC133535892 gene encoding growth factor receptor-bound protein 7-like isoform X1 produces the protein MEGEGSSVVRRSQPIAIASNRFKGAESLSSSAPAIPNPFPELCSPSHSPVTMATLTAPSSDRHLLKVFGEDHRGRSLWVGRTTTAREVCRTLVRTAGCGQQEDWTLLECHPALGLERCLEDHEVVLEVQASWSLTGDSRLLFCKNYAKDQVFCQPALFFPQHMISANAQVGEGMTSSQLVQDLLGSGACPEIQGFLHTRESKSWRKICYFLRPSGLYCSTKGASKEAEHLRHVAHLQHLQVYKVLEESARVHAAPSRFCFCLTLSRGSVHLQDGVMMCADSDQSRTCWMSAFRLFKHGQQLQCNFQESKWSNLHGTKLTDVKAKSEASLVAMELSGKSGRVLQSPSEVESAERAEGQGWRRTEALRCSLPNLSSASRASCVHLTRPWFHGGVSRKEAHRLMEKQGLVDGMFLVRDSQQHEDCFVLSLCYQLTIKHFLVIPCEEQGRKYVTMDDGASLFLDLHHMIHFHLLNKGVLPVCLSHPCVCLTR, from the exons ATGGAGGGGGAAGGTTCCTCAGTCGTCCGCCGCTCGCAGCCCATCGCCATCGCCTCCAACAG GTTCAAAGGGGCGGAGTCTTTGTCCTCGTCTGCGCCCGCCATCCCCAACCCTTTTCCTGAGCTGTGCAGCCCCTCCCATTCCCCTGTTACCATGGCGACACTCACAGCACCATCCAGTGACAGACAC CTGCTGAAGGTGTTTGGCGAGGACCACCGTGGGCGCTCGCTGTGGGTGGGCCGCACCACCACGGCCAGGGAGGTGTGTCGCACGCTGGTCCGCACCGCCGGCTGCGGCCAGCAGGAGGACTGGACCCTGCTGGAGTGTCACCCCGCTCTGGGCCTGG AGAGGTGCCTGGAGGACCACGAGGTCGTGCTGGAGGTCCAGGCCAGCTGGTCCCTGACGGGCGACAGCAGGCTGCTCTTCTGCAAGAACTACGCCAAGGACCAGGTCTTCTGCCAGCCCGCG CTCTTCTTCCCGCAACACATGATCTCTGCCAACGCCCAGGTGGGAGAAGGGATGACATCATCACAGCTGGTGCAG GACCTGCTGGGGTCGGGGGCGTGTCCTGAGATCCAAGGTTTCCTGCACACCAGGGAGTCCAAGTCCTGGAGGAAGATCTGCTACTTCCTGCGGCCGTCTGGACTCTACTGCTCCACCAAGGGGGCGTCTAAG GAAGCTGAACACCTGCGCCATGTGGCCCACCTGCAGCACCTGCAGGTGTACAAGGTCCTGGAGGAGAGTGCACGAGTCCACGCTGCGCCCTCACGCTTCTGCTTCTGTCTCACA ctcTCCAGAGGATCAGTCCACCTGCAGGATGGTGTGATGATGTGTGCTGACAGCGATCAGAGCAGAACTTGTTGGATGTCAGCATTCAGACTGTTTAAG catgGCCAGCAGCTGCAGTGTAACTTCCAGGAGTCCAAGTGGTCCAATCTGCATGGAACCAAGCTGACTGATGTCAAA gCTAAGTCAGAGGCCAGCCTGGTGGCGATGGAGTTGTCAGGTAAAAGTGGGCGTGTCCTGCAGAGCCCATCAGAGGTAGAAAGTGCTGAGCGAGCAGAAGGCCAAGGTTGGAGG CGTACGGAAGCCCTCAGGTGCAGTCTCCCCAACTTAAGCTCCGCCTCCAGAGCGTCCT GCGTGCACCTGACGCGGCCGTGGTTCCATGGGGGCGTGTCCAGGAAGGAAGCCCACAGGCTGATGGAGAAGCAGGGCCTCGTCGACGG catgtTCCTGGTGCGTGACAGCCAGCAGCATGAAGATTGTTTTGTGTTATCGTTGTGTTACCAGCTGACCATCAAACACTTCCTGGTTATTCCC tgtgaGGAGCAGGGCAGGAAGTACGTGACCATGGACGACGGTGCCAGTCTCTTCTTGGACCTGCATCACATGATCCACTTCCACCTGCTCAACAAGGGAGTCTTACCTGTCTGTCTCTCAcacccctgtgtgtgtctcactcgctga